In a genomic window of Ipomoea triloba cultivar NCNSP0323 chromosome 3, ASM357664v1:
- the LOC116013625 gene encoding tRNA (adenine(58)-N(1))-methyltransferase catalytic subunit trmt61a-like, with translation MVLQIEADKRLSFNRSIKYGDLVIVYEKHDAMKAVKVSENGVLQNRFGAFKHSDWIGKSFGSKVFGHKGGFVYLLAPTPELWTLVLSHRTQILYIADISFVVMYLEIVPGCVVLESGTGSGSLTTSLARAVAPTGHVYTFDFHEQRAASAREDFERTGLSKLVSVGVRDIQGAGFPEELSGRADSVFLDLPQPWLAIPSAGKMLKEDGILCSFSPCIEQVQHSCEALSSQFTDIRTFEVLLRTYEVRQKILEGEGGPIDENPSKRKRVTNGVECSASNSVMLRPSSEARGHTGYLTFARLKCVALS, from the exons ATGGTGCTTCAAATCGAGGCGGATAAAAGATTATCGTTCAATCGCAGCATTAAATATGGAGATTTGGTGATTGTGTATGAAAAGCACGACGCGATGAAAGCCGTGAAGGTTTCTGAGAACGGGGTGCTCCAGAATCGGTTCGGGGCGTTTAAGCACTCGGATTGGATCGGCAAGTCGTTCGGGTCAAAAGTGTTTGGGCATAAGGGCGGATTTGTTTACCTGTTGGCCCCGACGCCGGAGCTGTGGACGCTCGTTCTCAGCCACCGGACTCAGATTCTGTACATTGCGGATATCAGTTTCGTGGTTATGTATTTGGAGATAGTTCCGGGTTGTGTGGTTCTTGAATCGGGAACGGGTAGCGGCTCCCTCACCACTTCCCTCGCCAGGGCTGTTGCTCCCACCGGACATGTTTACACGTTTGATTTTCACGAACAGAGGGCTGCCTCCGCTAG GGAGGATTTTGAGAGGACAGGTTTAAGCAAACTAGTGAGTGTAGGAGTAAGAGACATACAAGGGGCAGGGTTCCCGGAAGAGTTGTCTGGAAGGGCAGATTCCGTGTTCCTTGACCTCCCTCAGCCTTGGTTAGCCATACCTTCGGCTgggaaaatgttgaaagaagaTGGTATCTTGTGCTCCTTCTCTCCGTGCATTGAGCAAGTACAACACTCTTGTGAAGCACTGAGTTCACAGTTTACTG ATATAAGAACATTTGAAGTACTTCTTCGCACCTATGAAGTTCGACAGAAAATTCTGGAGGGTGAAGGAGGTCCTATTGATGAAAATCCAAGCAAGAGAAAGCGGGTTACTAATGGAGTAGAATGTTCTGCTTCTAACAGTGTGATGCTGAGGCCTTCTAGCGAGGCAAGAGGGCATACTGGCTACTTGACATTTGCCAGGCTGAAATGTGTCGCTCTTTCTTGA